Below is a genomic region from Pleuronectes platessa chromosome 2, fPlePla1.1, whole genome shotgun sequence.
GGCCAGCACTGGTCCCATGGTTGGTACCCGGGAGGCAAGAGGGAGCTGGACTCGTTTGGCAcatcagaggtcaggaccaccgtttctgtctgtgtttgtgtgtgtttgtgtgtgtgcatgttgtgtgtgtgtttgtgtgtgtgtgtgtgtgcttgcagcCTTCTCTCTTTCGTTGAGTATTTTCTAGTGAGGATGGATAAACTCTTCACCTTGTTTGTACCCCCCCAGATTTCAGAGGAGATTAAGCTGTGTGAGGCCGGGGAATGCAGCTACTTAAGACCCCAGAGGAGAAACATTCTCAGGAACATTCTTGTAAGTGAAGTAACCACTAACCCTAATGTCCCGCTGTAATCACAGGAACTTCCTAAAAATCACCAGTAGAGAGAAGATCATCTGATCAacagtgtgtaagattaagggaaaagggatctattggcagaaattgaatataaaataatcctggtgatgttttaaaaatgtgtgtttcatctaaattatacaaattgttgttttctttatcctggaatgggccctttatattttaatacttaaTATAATCTTATTTCTACAGAAGCCGCCATGTTTCTTACAGAAGTCCAAACTGGATAAACttaaacaccctttgagttgtgatgaaaattgaagtTCCCTGATTTTAGATTCTTCTGTCTATCTCCAGAAAATCAGAAGATATAATGTTGTGTTTCCTACACATATGCAAAGCACAGGGCATACCCCTCTGACACTCAGTCACCTCCCATAGGGTTTGATGATCTAGCTCTCACTTTATAGGCAACAGAGAATTGTTCTCATGAATTTGAAAGACTGGCTCTCAACATTGGGCCTGTTAAAAGGAGTTTAGATTCATtagttactgtacttaagtacatttttcagTACTATCAAATCTTCATTAAAGATATAcgaggtaggatgaacacaaattcTTCTACCTTAACTCTGAaacatagactgtttataaaaagctctgcacacaaataatacaaagtGTTGTGTCACTATATTGTAGAACGGATTGAGGTGGACTCATTAATGACATGGAATAAATCTGAAGTAGCTTCAGAGCGTTAAAACAGACCAAGCAATCAGCCCAATCCAAACAGAATGTGCACTCCATTAGTAAGAGACCAACAGTTTGGGTCTTTTTTGTGGAAGTCAGAATAATGGTATAGGCTAGGGACAAAGTTCTTGTTCAGGGGCTTATAGGCAGATGATAAATATATCAGTTTAAAATCAACATTTGTAATAAATAATATGTTTTCCAAACACTTAATTGATACCAGTCTCATATCTGCTCTTTAGATATAAAGTTTAAGCGAGCATGATAGTTAGTTTAGCCTAAAGACTAAAATCgaaaaaaatgaatgattcCTTGTAGGTGCTGAGTCATGACATGATTCCTCACATTATGAGCCACATCACAAAAGGCTctgctttaataataataataataataataatacattttatttataaggcgcctttcaAGATATTCAAGGTCGCTGTTAAAACACACCTGCATGTGTCTGCCTAACCTGTCGCGTGTCTCAACTCAaatttctctctccacagttgGATGCTTTGGCCAGAGAGCTCCAGAAGAGAAAGTGacagtttcccacaatgcactgcttTTCTACCTGGTGACCTCTTCATCAGTGTATTCTTCTTGTTGTGAAACTTTAGGTTGATCCTCTGATCTTGTATATTAATCAGTAAATTTGTTTTCCAGCTTCACATTGATTTTACTCGTGGCacacaaatgttaaaataataatatcccACAATAAAACGTTTATTTTGATA
It encodes:
- the gnrh2 gene encoding progonadoliberin-2, which encodes MCASRLVLLLGLLLCVGAQLSSGQHWSHGWYPGGKRELDSFGTSEISEEIKLCEAGECSYLRPQRRNILRNILLDALARELQKRK